In bacterium, the genomic window CCGGTGTTACACCAGCAACTACATTAGTCCCCAGACCAATCATATGTTTTGTCCAGAAACTGCCCTCTTTGCCGGTAATTCCCTGAACCAGAACACGTGTGTCTTTATCAACAAAAACACTCATTTTGCGCTTCCTCCTGCCGCTAATTCCACAGCTTTTTTTACTGCGCTTTCAGTATCTTTTAATGGCTCAAGACCTATACCTCGAAGTATTTTATCTGCTTCTTCCTCACCGGTACCGCGAATCGCAGTTACAATTGGAACGTTGGGCTTCAACTTCCTGATCGCATCCGCAATACCCTGCGCCATTACATCTGCTCTGGCAATAGTTCCAAACGTAACAATTAAAATAACTTTAGGCTTATTTTTTAAGGTAAGTTCCATTGCCTGAACAGCTCTTGTATAATTTGGCCCGCCAAACTCTAAATAATTGGCAACGCTTCCGCCATAGTAATTAATAAGATCATAGACTGTATTGGTAAGCCCTGCGCCTGCGCACATGAGTCCGATGGTTCCGTCAAACTGCAGGTAAGGAATTGATTTTTCAGATGCTTCGTATTCAATATCGCTTTCAAAATAATCCCTTGTTAAAGTAAACCGTTTTTGTCTAAAAGAGGAATTATCATCTATAATAAGTTTGGCGTCCGCTGCTATTAACTTACCATCACTGGCAAGAACAAGCGGATTAATCTCCAGCAATTCCGCATCGTACCTGCAAAAAATATCAAACATTTTTGAAAGAATTTTTAATCCTTGTTTAAATGCATTACCTTTAAGACCAAGTCCAAACATGACATTGCGAGCCTGAAACGGTAAAAGCCCTTTGAAAATATCAATCTCTTCTTTAATGATTTTCTCCGGCGACTTCTTTGCAATATCTTCAACATCCACTCCACCTTCTAAAGATGCCATAACCAGTATTGAACTCAAAACAGGATTGATAGTAATTGCTAAATAAAACTCTTTTTCTATATTAAGCTTTTCTTCAATCAGAAGTCTTCTGATATTTGTGTGCGATGAAAAAATCTTTGTTGCTTTTTCTCTTGCTTCATCTTTCGTCGAAGCAAACTGAATCAGACCAGCCTTGCCCCTTCCTGCCTGAAGAACCTGTGCTTTTAACACGCAAGGCAATCCTACCTCTCCTATAGCTGTGTTAATATCTGTATCCCTATCAACAAGTTTTCCCTTTGGAACGGGAATCCCTGATTCCACAAAAAGTTCTTTAGTCTGATATTCAAATAATTTCATAGAATTTATTTGGGGTTACGCAACCCCTTCCCGTATTTCCGCCAGTATTCTCCCCACATCTCCTCATCAGTGGGTTTACTAGGCTCAAACGGCTCTGAAACCCATGTAACATTTATAAAATGCTTCCATGTAATATTCTCAGTTGTAATATTGCCTCCCCATGTACCGCACCCAAGTGTTACAGTTGAGGGCATTCCATTGAAAAAATTCCCGCCGTTAGCAGGTGCTTGCGGCTGACGGACCATAATGCGGCTTGTCTTAGCTGCCATAGACACTTTATCTATATAATCATGGTTAAACGTATAGATGCCCCATGAATGCCCTATTCCAGAATACTCTGTTAATTTAACTGTACAATCAATAGCATCGTCAATATTTTTGTATTTCCACAATGCCATAACAGGAGAAAGTTTTTCTCCGCTGAATCTGTCTCCTCCCGGATTTTTGCCAATTACCATAAGCATGCTGGTATTATCAGGTACCTCAATATCGGCATCCAAGGCGATTTTACACGCAGATACTGCTATAATCTTTGGATTCAGCGCCATCTTACCTGTTTTTTTGCTTGGAACCCACATCCATTTTTCAAGCTTTCTGCGTTCCTCGTCATTACATAAATATCCTCCGTTTTTCTTAAATGCTTCTACCATCGCATCAAAAATACTTCTATGAATAACTATTGAGTTGTCCGAAGAACAGGAGGTAGCGTAATCAAAGGTTTTGCTAATGCATATTTTTTTTGCTGCATCTTCAATATCTGCATCCTCTGCTACAATTATCACGGGATTACCAGCGCCTACTCCGTATGCAGGTGTACCGCTTGAATATGCAGCTTTTACCATTGCAGCGCCGCCTGTTGCGAGTATCAGGTCAACCTGACGCATTAATTCCTGACTCAGTTCAACAGTCGGTTCTTTTATGTACTGCACTAAATCCTGAGGAGCACCAACTTTCCTTAATCCCTCACGCATTAAATCGCATACCAATTTGCAGGATCTATTTGCTTTTGGGTGAGGAGCAAATATAACAGCATTTCTTCCCTTAAGAATGGATACAGCATTACTTGCAGGTGTAGCCGTAGGATTCGTAACAGGTGTTAAGGCGCCAACCACACCAACCGGTTTTGCATATTTTGTAATCTTTTTTTCTTTGTCATGTTCAATAACACCAACGCTTTTCTGTCCCTTGATACTGCTAACAACACCGAGAACCTTAACCTTATGCTTGGTAATTTTATCTTTGTAATTGCCCATTCCTGTTTCCTCAACAGCAATCTTTGCGCATGCCTGAATGTTTTTATCGTTGTATACCTGCCAGCCTACGGATAAGCACACTTCATCTATTTGTTCCTGCGAGTAATGCTCAATCTGCACCTGAGCATTGCGGGCTCGTTTCAGTAATTCAGTTATAACTTTTTGATCTTCTGTCATTTGTTTGATCTCCTCAGCATGTCTTTTGCCGCGTCTATAATATG contains:
- a CDS encoding acetate--CoA ligase family protein, giving the protein MKLFEYQTKELFVESGIPVPKGKLVDRDTDINTAIGEVGLPCVLKAQVLQAGRGKAGLIQFASTKDEAREKATKIFSSHTNIRRLLIEEKLNIEKEFYLAITINPVLSSILVMASLEGGVDVEDIAKKSPEKIIKEEIDIFKGLLPFQARNVMFGLGLKGNAFKQGLKILSKMFDIFCRYDAELLEINPLVLASDGKLIAADAKLIIDDNSSFRQKRFTLTRDYFESDIEYEASEKSIPYLQFDGTIGLMCAGAGLTNTVYDLINYYGGSVANYLEFGGPNYTRAVQAMELTLKNKPKVILIVTFGTIARADVMAQGIADAIRKLKPNVPIVTAIRGTGEEEADKILRGIGLEPLKDTESAVKKAVELAAGGSAK
- a CDS encoding aldehyde dehydrogenase family protein; this encodes MTEDQKVITELLKRARNAQVQIEHYSQEQIDEVCLSVGWQVYNDKNIQACAKIAVEETGMGNYKDKITKHKVKVLGVVSSIKGQKSVGVIEHDKEKKITKYAKPVGVVGALTPVTNPTATPASNAVSILKGRNAVIFAPHPKANRSCKLVCDLMREGLRKVGAPQDLVQYIKEPTVELSQELMRQVDLILATGGAAMVKAAYSSGTPAYGVGAGNPVIIVAEDADIEDAAKKICISKTFDYATSCSSDNSIVIHRSIFDAMVEAFKKNGGYLCNDEERRKLEKWMWVPSKKTGKMALNPKIIAVSACKIALDADIEVPDNTSMLMVIGKNPGGDRFSGEKLSPVMALWKYKNIDDAIDCTVKLTEYSGIGHSWGIYTFNHDYIDKVSMAAKTSRIMVRQPQAPANGGNFFNGMPSTVTLGCGTWGGNITTENITWKHFINVTWVSEPFEPSKPTDEEMWGEYWRKYGKGLRNPK